One genomic window of Microbacterium testaceum StLB037 includes the following:
- a CDS encoding deoxyguanosinetriphosphate triphosphohydrolase, giving the protein MRSCITVGAEVTATTARPLGYADADAARFHEEKHRSQRDDFARDRARVLHSAALRRLAAKTQVLSPASPADFARNRLTHSLEVAQVGRELATALQLSPDVVDTACLSHDLGHPPFGHNGERALNDWAADIGGFEGNAQTLRILTRLEPKVFGADGEPFGLNLTRASLDATCKYPWTVDEPVPDPGGRLKFGVYPDDEPVFHWMRGEAPARQRCIEAEVMDLSDDIAYSVHDFEDAVVNRYVDPARLASRVGREGLLDAIQRWVGYDFVRDDLAQGLDRLMAMPEWIHSFDGTRPALARLKNLTSDLIGRFARAATAATREAYPADELTRYRARVIVPTEVETEMAVLKGIIGATVVSIDGRKVLYREQRSVLKRLASALWENPGALDALHAPDFAAAADDTARRRVVVDQVASLTDQLAIAWHNRLVGEVDAAELGVWAPGSRAPRGADA; this is encoded by the coding sequence ATGCGGAGCTGCATCACAGTGGGGGCTGAGGTGACGGCGACGACCGCCCGCCCCCTCGGGTACGCGGATGCCGATGCCGCCCGGTTCCACGAAGAGAAGCACCGTTCGCAGCGCGACGATTTCGCGCGCGACCGCGCCCGCGTGCTGCACTCCGCAGCCCTCCGGCGCCTCGCCGCGAAGACGCAGGTGCTGAGCCCGGCCAGCCCCGCCGACTTCGCCCGCAACCGCCTCACACACTCGCTGGAGGTCGCGCAGGTCGGCCGCGAGCTGGCGACCGCTCTGCAGCTCTCGCCCGACGTCGTCGACACCGCGTGCCTGAGCCACGACCTCGGCCACCCTCCGTTCGGCCACAACGGCGAGCGGGCGCTCAACGATTGGGCGGCCGACATCGGCGGCTTCGAGGGCAACGCGCAGACCCTGCGCATCCTCACGCGCCTCGAGCCCAAGGTGTTCGGCGCCGACGGGGAACCGTTCGGACTCAACCTCACGCGTGCCAGCCTCGACGCCACGTGCAAGTACCCGTGGACGGTCGACGAGCCCGTCCCCGACCCGGGCGGGCGCTTGAAGTTCGGCGTGTACCCCGATGACGAGCCGGTCTTCCACTGGATGCGGGGCGAGGCTCCGGCGCGTCAGCGCTGCATCGAGGCCGAGGTCATGGATCTCTCCGACGACATCGCCTATTCGGTGCACGACTTCGAAGACGCGGTCGTCAACCGCTACGTCGACCCCGCCCGCTTGGCATCCCGAGTCGGTCGCGAGGGCCTGCTCGACGCGATCCAGCGCTGGGTCGGGTACGACTTCGTGCGCGACGATCTCGCCCAGGGACTCGACCGGCTGATGGCGATGCCCGAGTGGATCCACTCTTTCGACGGCACGCGCCCCGCACTCGCGCGCCTGAAGAACCTCACCTCCGACCTGATCGGACGCTTCGCCCGCGCGGCGACCGCTGCCACCCGAGAGGCCTACCCGGCGGACGAGCTCACGCGCTACCGCGCCCGCGTGATCGTGCCCACCGAGGTCGAGACCGAGATGGCCGTGCTGAAGGGCATCATCGGTGCGACGGTGGTATCGATCGACGGTCGCAAGGTGCTCTACCGCGAGCAGCGGAGTGTGCTCAAGCGCTTGGCATCCGCCCTCTGGGAGAACCCGGGAGCCCTCGACGCCCTGCACGCCCCGGACTTCGCCGCCGCGGCGGACGACACCGCCCGCCGCCGGGTCGTCGTCGACCAGGTCGCGAGCCTGACCGATCAGCTCGCGATCGCCTGGCACAACCGTCTCGTGGGAGAAGTGGATGCCGCCGAGCTCGGCGTCTGGGCACCCGGATCCCGTGCGCCCCGCGGAGCGGATGCCTGA
- the dusB gene encoding tRNA dihydrouridine synthase DusB, with product MNTALAPARTLRIGNIELDAPVVLAPMAGITNTAFRRLCREYGAGLYVSEMITTRALVERNDTTMRLIRHHESETPRSIQLYGVDPGTVEAAVRIIVDEDHADHIDLNFGCPVPKVTRRGGGAALPWKTSLFREIVERAVRAAGEKPLTIKMRKGIDADHLTYLEAGRIAEGAGVASIALHARTASEFYSGHADWSAITKLKETVTSVPVLGNGDIWSADDAARMMAETGCDGVVVGRGCLGRPWLFGDLARALGQPGAAHGEPVDATLGFVAKAFRRHAELLVEFFEDEGRGCRDIRKHVAWYFKGYPVGGELRASLATASTLNEIDELLATMELDAPYPGAAAEGQRGRAGTPKRPALPDRWLESHEIGDAAGRELADAELHHSGG from the coding sequence GTGAATACGGCATTGGCTCCGGCGCGGACGCTCCGCATCGGCAACATCGAGCTCGACGCCCCCGTCGTCCTCGCTCCGATGGCCGGCATCACGAACACGGCGTTCCGTCGCCTGTGTCGCGAATACGGTGCCGGCCTGTACGTGAGCGAGATGATCACGACGCGCGCCCTCGTCGAGCGCAACGACACGACCATGCGGCTCATCCGCCACCACGAGTCCGAGACCCCGCGCTCGATCCAGCTCTACGGCGTCGACCCGGGGACGGTCGAGGCGGCCGTGCGCATCATCGTCGACGAAGACCACGCCGACCACATCGACCTCAACTTCGGCTGCCCCGTCCCGAAGGTCACCCGCCGCGGCGGCGGCGCCGCTCTGCCGTGGAAGACGTCGCTGTTCCGCGAGATCGTCGAACGGGCGGTCCGCGCCGCGGGCGAGAAGCCGCTCACGATCAAGATGCGCAAGGGCATCGACGCCGATCACCTGACCTACCTCGAGGCCGGGCGGATCGCCGAGGGCGCCGGCGTGGCATCCATCGCCCTGCACGCGCGCACCGCGAGCGAGTTCTACTCCGGTCACGCCGACTGGTCGGCGATCACGAAGCTGAAAGAGACGGTCACGAGCGTTCCCGTGCTCGGCAACGGCGACATCTGGTCGGCCGACGACGCGGCGCGCATGATGGCCGAGACCGGCTGCGACGGTGTCGTCGTCGGCCGCGGCTGTCTCGGCCGCCCGTGGCTGTTCGGCGACCTCGCCCGCGCGCTGGGTCAGCCCGGCGCCGCCCACGGCGAGCCCGTCGATGCGACCCTCGGCTTCGTCGCGAAGGCGTTCCGCCGCCACGCCGAACTCCTCGTCGAGTTCTTCGAGGACGAGGGGCGCGGATGCCGTGACATCCGCAAGCACGTCGCCTGGTACTTCAAGGGGTATCCCGTCGGCGGCGAGCTGCGCGCGAGCCTCGCGACCGCGTCGACCCTCAACGAGATCGACGAGCTGCTCGCCACGATGGAGCTCGACGCGCCCTACCCGGGAGCGGCGGCCGAGGGCCAGCGCGGGCGCGCCGGCACCCCGAAGCGTCCAGCGCTGCCCGACCGGTGGCTCGAGTCTCACGAGATCGGCGACGCGGCCGGTCGCGAACTCGCCGATGCGGAGCTGCATCACAGTGGGGGCTGA
- the glsA gene encoding glutaminase A has translation MTPANDPDRYDLDALRESLLDERGGEVDDSIPALADADPDLCAIALALPDGTVRSSTDADVAFSIQSAVKPFLFALALLDTGGEALDRVGIEPTGESFDAIKLESGTGRPPNPMVNAGALLTAALVDGEGPTARSARIARGLAAFAGRELDVDEDVAHDEHLLGDRNHALAHLMRAEDTLAVSADDAVAVYARACATLVDAATLAVMGATLALGGVNPRTGERVVPEAVARDVVSVMATCGVYDGSGRWMRAVGVPAKSSVSGSLVLSTPGRLGAAAVSPPLDEQGTSVRGRLASEVLSRDLHLHSFAV, from the coding sequence GTGACCCCCGCGAACGATCCCGACCGGTACGACCTCGACGCCCTGCGCGAGAGCCTGCTCGACGAACGCGGGGGAGAGGTGGACGACAGCATCCCTGCGCTCGCGGATGCCGATCCCGACCTCTGCGCGATCGCTCTCGCACTGCCGGACGGGACCGTGCGCTCCAGCACGGACGCGGATGTCGCGTTCAGCATCCAGTCCGCCGTGAAGCCCTTCCTGTTCGCTCTCGCACTGCTCGACACCGGCGGCGAAGCCCTCGACCGCGTGGGCATCGAACCCACGGGGGAGTCCTTCGACGCGATCAAACTCGAAAGCGGGACCGGACGACCCCCGAACCCGATGGTGAACGCGGGCGCGCTGCTCACCGCGGCCCTGGTGGACGGCGAGGGTCCGACCGCGCGCAGCGCCCGGATCGCGCGAGGACTCGCCGCCTTCGCCGGCCGCGAGCTCGACGTCGACGAAGACGTCGCGCACGACGAACACCTGCTCGGCGACCGCAATCACGCCCTCGCCCATCTCATGCGGGCCGAGGACACCCTGGCGGTCTCGGCCGACGATGCCGTCGCGGTCTACGCGCGCGCCTGCGCGACACTCGTGGATGCCGCGACCCTGGCCGTCATGGGGGCGACGCTCGCGCTCGGCGGCGTCAACCCGCGGACCGGCGAGCGGGTCGTCCCCGAAGCCGTGGCGCGCGACGTCGTGTCGGTCATGGCGACCTGCGGGGTCTACGACGGGTCGGGCCGCTGGATGCGCGCGGTCGGCGTCCCGGCGAAGTCGAGCGTGTCGGGGTCCCTCGTCCTGTCGACTCCCGGTCGGCTGGGCGCCGCAGCGGTCAGCCCTCCGCTCGACGAGCAGGGCACGAGCGTGCGTGGGCGCCTCGCCAGCGAGGTGCTCAGCCGGGACCTCCACCTCCACAGCTTCGCCGTCTGA
- a CDS encoding ATP-binding cassette domain-containing protein → MPRTLDTDVAIRADDLSLARNGVRVIDGITLTLPFAETLVVRGATGSGKTSLVSMLAGRPDEGLSVVGGEAYVHGISARRPGRAHREWTFHTGYLPQGAGASLPSRLTVQDVIAEPITSRDRRVNTRALAVRVATLLDEMELPLGTAPKYPYELSAGMRQRVALARAFVLEPRLFVADDLYANLDVEVRAAARASIVRRRDERGMATVVVTNDADAPTDLDADVLVLHGGHAVAFGHGADELQWTPGGAPDRRVSTA, encoded by the coding sequence ATGCCCCGGACACTCGACACCGACGTCGCCATCCGCGCCGACGATCTCTCGCTCGCTCGCAACGGCGTCCGCGTGATCGACGGCATCACCCTGACGCTTCCGTTCGCCGAGACGCTGGTGGTGCGCGGGGCGACCGGCTCGGGCAAGACGTCCCTGGTCTCGATGCTCGCGGGCCGACCCGACGAAGGGCTGAGCGTCGTCGGGGGAGAGGCGTACGTCCACGGCATCTCCGCGCGGCGCCCCGGGCGCGCGCACCGCGAGTGGACGTTCCACACGGGCTACCTCCCGCAGGGGGCCGGCGCTTCGCTGCCCTCGCGCCTCACCGTGCAGGACGTCATCGCCGAGCCGATCACGAGTCGCGACCGCCGTGTGAACACCCGGGCCCTCGCGGTCCGGGTCGCGACCCTTCTCGACGAGATGGAGCTGCCCCTCGGCACGGCGCCGAAGTATCCGTACGAGCTCAGCGCCGGCATGCGGCAGCGCGTGGCGCTGGCCCGCGCGTTCGTGCTGGAGCCCCGGCTCTTCGTCGCGGACGACCTCTACGCGAACCTCGACGTCGAGGTGCGCGCCGCCGCGCGCGCGTCGATCGTGCGTCGGCGCGACGAGCGCGGAATGGCCACCGTGGTCGTGACGAACGACGCCGACGCCCCGACGGATCTGGATGCCGACGTGCTCGTGCTGCACGGCGGCCACGCCGTCGCGTTCGGTCACGGAGCCGACGAGCTGCAGTGGACGCCGGGCGGCGCGCCCGACCGGCGCGTTTCGACCGCCTGA
- the def gene encoding peptide deformylase, with the protein MAVLPIRIMGDPVLHAPAARVDEITEEVRTLVADMFETMDAAPGVGLAAPQVGVGLRIFTYTYEDDEGLPWRGVVINPELWIRPLEPGYPDPDDESEGCLSFPGERFPLRRSDAALLTGVDLDGRPVRIEVTGWRARILQHEFDHLDGILYVDRLDDEDSRVVAKIAKKRKWGKPGASWMPGVDDIDA; encoded by the coding sequence GTGGCCGTTCTCCCGATTCGCATCATGGGTGATCCCGTGCTGCACGCTCCCGCCGCCCGCGTCGACGAGATCACCGAGGAGGTGCGCACCCTCGTCGCCGACATGTTCGAGACGATGGATGCCGCCCCCGGCGTCGGTCTCGCCGCACCGCAGGTGGGCGTGGGCCTGCGCATCTTCACGTACACGTACGAGGACGACGAGGGTCTCCCGTGGCGGGGCGTCGTCATCAACCCCGAGCTGTGGATCCGTCCGCTCGAGCCCGGTTATCCCGACCCCGACGACGAGTCCGAGGGGTGCCTGTCGTTCCCCGGTGAGCGGTTCCCGCTGCGTCGTTCGGATGCCGCGCTCCTCACCGGCGTCGATCTCGACGGTCGACCCGTGCGCATCGAGGTGACGGGCTGGCGGGCGCGCATCCTCCAGCACGAGTTCGATCACCTCGACGGCATTCTGTACGTCGATCGTCTCGACGACGAGGACAGCCGGGTGGTCGCGAAGATCGCGAAGAAGCGCAAGTGGGGCAAGCCCGGTGCGTCCTGGATGCCGGGAGTCGACGACATCGACGCGTGA
- the dnaG gene encoding DNA primase, whose protein sequence is MARIRQSDIDEVKARVNIADVVGERVALKSAGVGSMKGLCPFHDERSPSFHVRPQVGYYHCFGCGESGDVYSFLRAMDHVSFTEAVERMAARVGYTLHYEDGGPAPETTGRSRLYAANAAAAEYFRAQLMTPEADTGRRFLGDRGFDAGAAAHFGVGYAPKGWSHLMDHLLAQKFTRDELLQAGLVSQGQRGVYDRFRGRLVWPIRDVTGQVIGFGARKLYDDDQGPKYLNTPETPIYKKAQVLYGLDLAKRDISRSHRVVVVEGYTDVMACHLAGITTAIASCGTAFGSDHITVLRRVMGDDSSSGEVVFTFDPDAAGQKAALRAFADEKRFAAQTYVAVAPEGLDPCDLRLQRGDGAVRALMDNKAPMFEFVIDQRLKDFDLGSVEGRAGALRAAAPIVADIRDPALRPGYVRVLARRLGLDMPEVQSAVERAARGADRAEKRETAREADAAPVAVSVTMASLPNTRDVALERGAMMAFLQYGHRIEPELFLRALQTPFGHPALEAVRSTLASTDLSQPGWAVAAVEAVREPFRSLAAELLTSEFPARTEEGAVVAANDLSRRLLVRELERQKAELLREVQRVPADTDEGRRLGLRLRDLEADRQRLIAS, encoded by the coding sequence ATGGCCCGCATCCGCCAGTCCGACATAGACGAGGTCAAGGCGCGGGTCAACATCGCCGATGTCGTCGGTGAGCGCGTCGCGCTGAAGTCCGCCGGTGTGGGCTCGATGAAGGGGCTCTGCCCGTTCCACGACGAGCGCAGCCCGAGCTTCCACGTGCGACCGCAGGTCGGCTACTACCACTGCTTCGGCTGCGGGGAGTCGGGCGATGTCTACTCCTTCCTCCGCGCGATGGACCACGTCTCGTTCACCGAGGCCGTCGAGCGGATGGCCGCGCGCGTGGGCTACACGCTGCACTACGAAGACGGCGGCCCCGCGCCCGAGACCACCGGGCGCTCGCGCCTGTACGCCGCCAACGCCGCAGCCGCCGAATACTTCCGCGCGCAGCTGATGACGCCCGAGGCCGACACGGGCCGGCGCTTCCTCGGCGACCGCGGGTTCGACGCGGGAGCGGCGGCGCACTTCGGCGTCGGCTACGCCCCCAAGGGCTGGTCGCACCTCATGGACCACCTGCTCGCGCAGAAGTTCACGCGCGACGAGCTGCTGCAGGCGGGACTCGTCTCGCAGGGGCAGCGCGGCGTGTACGACCGGTTCCGCGGGCGGCTCGTCTGGCCCATCCGGGATGTCACCGGGCAGGTGATCGGTTTCGGGGCGCGCAAGCTCTACGACGACGACCAGGGCCCGAAGTACCTCAACACCCCCGAGACGCCGATCTACAAGAAGGCCCAGGTTCTCTACGGCCTCGACCTGGCGAAGCGCGACATCTCGCGCTCGCACCGGGTCGTCGTCGTCGAGGGCTACACCGACGTCATGGCGTGCCACCTCGCCGGCATCACCACGGCGATCGCCTCGTGCGGGACCGCGTTCGGCAGCGACCACATCACGGTGCTCCGCCGCGTCATGGGCGACGACAGCTCCTCGGGCGAGGTCGTCTTCACCTTCGATCCGGATGCCGCGGGCCAGAAGGCGGCGCTTCGCGCCTTCGCCGACGAGAAGCGCTTCGCCGCCCAGACGTACGTCGCCGTGGCTCCCGAAGGCCTCGACCCGTGCGATCTGCGTCTCCAGCGCGGAGACGGCGCGGTGCGGGCGCTGATGGACAACAAAGCCCCGATGTTCGAGTTCGTGATCGACCAGCGTCTGAAGGACTTCGACCTCGGCAGCGTCGAGGGGCGCGCGGGGGCGCTCCGGGCCGCGGCCCCGATCGTCGCCGACATCCGCGATCCCGCGCTGCGCCCCGGCTACGTCCGCGTCCTCGCGCGGCGGCTCGGTCTCGACATGCCCGAGGTGCAGTCCGCCGTCGAGCGCGCCGCGCGCGGCGCCGACAGGGCCGAGAAACGCGAGACCGCACGCGAGGCGGACGCGGCCCCCGTCGCGGTGTCCGTGACCATGGCCTCGCTGCCGAACACCCGCGACGTCGCCCTCGAGCGCGGCGCGATGATGGCGTTCCTCCAGTACGGGCACCGGATCGAGCCCGAGCTGTTCCTGCGCGCGCTGCAGACACCGTTCGGTCACCCCGCCCTCGAAGCGGTGCGGAGCACTCTGGCATCCACGGATCTGTCCCAACCCGGGTGGGCCGTCGCGGCCGTCGAGGCGGTCCGCGAGCCGTTCCGCTCCCTCGCCGCCGAACTGCTGACGTCCGAGTTCCCCGCGCGCACCGAGGAGGGGGCGGTCGTCGCGGCGAACGACCTGTCGCGACGGTTGCTCGTCCGCGAACTCGAGCGCCAGAAGGCCGAGCTGCTGCGCGAGGTGCAGCGCGTCCCCGCCGACACCGACGAGGGGCGTCGCCTCGGGCTGCGCCTGCGCGATCTCGAGGCGGATCGCCAGCGGCTCATCGCCTCATAG
- a CDS encoding glutathionylspermidine synthase family protein, whose product MRRIELAPRPDWERTIKQSGLIYSRSLRDDGSAVEYWNDGAAYVFTLPEVEALEKQTEELHRMCREAATYLASGELGHLGLTPQAFEFAQWSLEQDEPDVYARFDLAYAGDGSPAKMLEYNADTPTGLIEASVTQWFWLQDRIKSGALPADTDQWNGLHEALVERWRVLLHRSLSEGEGGRLFVAHSDADIYGEDWDTVAYMRDLAGEAGWEHTGIEMKDIGWHHGARQFVGVPEPWGSSRSVNALPGDAPETQYPVIRNLFKLYPWEDIVSGDDRVVGDQEFGALLIAGRGLFGRWYEPAWKMFLSNKLLLVALWRLFPDHPNLLPAYADGPNGMTDYVVKPVFGREGDGIRVHRADGSVTTNGQEYRREGTGRERVWQQYHELPDFPGANGSNHPVLGSWVVNDEAYGVGIRESDGPITDYFCRFAPNIIES is encoded by the coding sequence ATGCGCCGCATCGAACTGGCGCCCCGACCCGACTGGGAGCGCACGATCAAGCAGTCGGGTCTCATCTACTCCCGGTCGCTACGCGACGACGGCTCGGCGGTCGAGTACTGGAACGATGGCGCGGCGTACGTCTTCACCCTCCCCGAGGTCGAGGCGCTCGAGAAGCAGACCGAGGAACTGCACCGCATGTGCCGCGAGGCGGCGACCTACCTGGCATCCGGAGAACTCGGACACCTCGGCCTCACCCCGCAGGCGTTCGAGTTCGCCCAGTGGTCGCTGGAGCAGGACGAGCCCGATGTCTACGCACGCTTCGACCTGGCCTACGCCGGCGACGGCTCTCCGGCGAAGATGCTCGAGTACAACGCCGATACGCCGACCGGACTCATCGAGGCCTCGGTGACCCAGTGGTTCTGGCTGCAGGACCGCATCAAGAGCGGCGCGCTGCCGGCCGACACCGACCAGTGGAACGGGCTGCACGAAGCCCTCGTCGAGCGCTGGCGCGTCCTGCTGCATCGTTCGTTGAGCGAGGGCGAGGGCGGACGCCTCTTCGTCGCCCACTCGGATGCCGACATCTACGGCGAGGACTGGGACACGGTCGCCTACATGCGCGACCTCGCGGGCGAGGCGGGCTGGGAGCACACCGGCATCGAGATGAAGGACATCGGCTGGCACCACGGCGCGCGCCAGTTCGTGGGCGTCCCCGAGCCGTGGGGCTCGTCCCGCAGCGTCAACGCACTCCCGGGGGATGCTCCAGAGACGCAGTATCCGGTGATCCGCAACCTCTTCAAGCTCTATCCCTGGGAGGACATCGTCTCCGGTGACGACCGCGTCGTCGGCGACCAGGAGTTCGGGGCCCTGCTGATCGCCGGGCGCGGCCTGTTCGGCCGCTGGTACGAGCCGGCGTGGAAGATGTTCCTCTCGAACAAGCTGCTCCTCGTCGCGCTGTGGCGGCTGTTCCCGGATCACCCCAACCTCCTGCCCGCCTACGCCGACGGTCCGAACGGCATGACCGACTACGTCGTCAAACCCGTCTTCGGGCGCGAGGGCGATGGCATCCGGGTCCACCGTGCCGACGGCAGCGTGACGACGAACGGGCAGGAGTACCGCCGCGAGGGCACGGGTCGCGAGCGCGTGTGGCAGCAGTACCATGAGCTGCCCGACTTCCCCGGGGCGAACGGGAGCAACCATCCGGTTCTCGGCTCGTGGGTCGTGAACGACGAGGCCTACGGGGTCGGCATCCGCGAGTCCGACGGGCCGATCACCGACTACTTCTGCCGCTTCGCCCCGAACATCATCGAGAGCTGA
- a CDS encoding acyltransferase family protein, giving the protein MHAATPRVRRDLQGLRAIAVLAVVATHLTGWPRGGFVGVDVFFVLSGFLVTGILLRDLESRGTVHLRRFFARRVRRLLPAALLVLAGVVGTGFLVFPGVRAEDLVADALAAAGLVSNWRFALEGRDYFSSVDVSPLQHFWSLSVEEQFSLCWPVLVLLAVSFLPALARRGSAGRSAVGVLAALVVVASGIVAWMQTSSDPAVAYFSTFTRAGELGVGAVLASLAPVLARLHAAVRVPLAWIGVGIVAASFVIVDPESPFPAPWAALPVAGAALVIAAGIGGDPRHRSLFVLTNPLAVAIGDVSYSLYLWHLPVIVFAGALLPPGPAAMPITVLILVVLTVATFLGVEQPLHRSPWLNRDDGSPLPPEPLTPAPLASAPLTPVAAAPAARAHSTTPPRSSALASRPAGWVPGQRYYPGSRPGAAPPPDSAAPVSRIDRSAGPPPSADIPALMAPTPPPESPRAAQPFAATPPPRQSWADWRSRFAPRMGLAAASLVIGAGATVLAVFVAYGAPVLPPAPAPAAVATPHDDGGSLTALQADLAAATTAAAWPELHPSIDDAMRESSAANRAHDCFTPDPLPDLGRCTWGSPDAPRHLYLVGDSSAMAYAPTFAKLAEDSGGQWRVTTVGMYGCRFTDVLIESRDPAVTAGCAQRKTDVAALIAAAPADLLVVSNAFTLARTVDGRDLNAEEVASAVSSEVGGWAPAGRTVYLSPPPHGADLGRCVSSVTGPGACLAAVDDVWTDMESAIEARATTTGDTAISALPFTCVDRVCPAFAGDIPVRYDEIHITPAYAERLTPILRADLTARGLL; this is encoded by the coding sequence GTGCACGCAGCGACACCGCGCGTGCGCCGCGATCTGCAGGGCCTCCGCGCGATCGCGGTGCTGGCGGTGGTGGCCACCCACCTGACCGGCTGGCCGAGGGGCGGCTTCGTCGGAGTCGACGTGTTCTTCGTGCTGTCCGGCTTCCTCGTCACCGGCATCCTGCTCCGCGACCTGGAGTCCCGCGGAACGGTGCACCTCCGGCGCTTCTTCGCCCGCCGCGTGCGTCGTCTGCTCCCCGCGGCTCTTCTGGTTCTCGCGGGGGTCGTGGGCACCGGGTTCCTCGTCTTCCCCGGCGTGCGAGCGGAGGACCTCGTCGCCGACGCGCTCGCCGCGGCCGGGCTCGTGTCGAACTGGCGATTCGCCCTCGAGGGCCGCGACTACTTCTCGAGCGTCGACGTGTCGCCGTTGCAGCACTTCTGGTCGCTGTCCGTCGAAGAGCAGTTCTCGCTGTGCTGGCCCGTGCTCGTCCTCCTCGCCGTGTCGTTCCTCCCCGCGCTCGCTCGCCGCGGGAGCGCCGGTCGCTCGGCGGTGGGCGTCCTCGCGGCGCTGGTCGTCGTGGCATCCGGGATCGTTGCGTGGATGCAGACGTCGAGCGACCCCGCGGTGGCCTACTTCTCGACATTCACGCGCGCGGGGGAGCTCGGCGTCGGCGCCGTCCTCGCCAGCCTCGCCCCCGTGCTGGCGCGCCTTCACGCAGCCGTGCGCGTTCCCCTGGCCTGGATCGGGGTGGGTATCGTGGCCGCCTCGTTCGTCATCGTCGATCCCGAATCGCCGTTCCCCGCCCCGTGGGCGGCTCTTCCGGTCGCCGGGGCCGCACTCGTGATCGCGGCGGGGATCGGGGGAGACCCGCGGCATCGATCCTTGTTCGTGCTGACCAACCCGCTCGCCGTGGCCATCGGCGACGTCTCGTACTCCCTGTACCTCTGGCACCTGCCCGTCATCGTCTTCGCGGGTGCGCTCCTGCCGCCGGGGCCGGCGGCGATGCCGATCACCGTGCTCATCCTCGTCGTCCTGACGGTCGCGACCTTCCTCGGTGTGGAGCAGCCCCTGCACCGGTCGCCGTGGCTGAACCGCGACGACGGGTCGCCTCTCCCGCCCGAGCCGCTGACGCCCGCGCCCCTCGCATCTGCTCCCCTCACGCCCGTGGCGGCCGCTCCGGCTGCTCGCGCACACTCCACGACACCTCCGCGTTCGTCCGCCCTGGCATCGCGCCCGGCCGGGTGGGTGCCGGGCCAGCGCTACTACCCGGGCTCGCGACCCGGCGCGGCACCCCCGCCCGACTCGGCCGCCCCGGTGTCGCGGATCGACCGGTCCGCCGGCCCGCCGCCCTCCGCGGACATCCCCGCGCTCATGGCACCCACGCCGCCCCCCGAGAGCCCCCGCGCCGCGCAGCCGTTCGCGGCCACGCCCCCGCCCCGCCAGAGCTGGGCCGACTGGCGCTCCCGCTTCGCGCCGCGGATGGGCCTGGCCGCCGCGAGCCTCGTGATCGGGGCGGGGGCGACGGTGCTGGCCGTCTTCGTCGCGTACGGAGCTCCCGTCCTCCCTCCCGCGCCCGCTCCCGCCGCGGTCGCGACGCCCCACGACGACGGCGGCTCGCTCACCGCGCTGCAAGCCGATCTCGCCGCCGCGACGACGGCCGCCGCCTGGCCCGAGCTGCATCCCTCGATCGACGACGCGATGCGGGAGTCCTCCGCCGCCAACCGCGCGCACGACTGCTTCACGCCCGACCCTCTTCCCGACCTCGGCCGCTGCACCTGGGGCAGCCCCGATGCGCCGCGGCACCTCTATCTCGTCGGAGATTCCAGCGCGATGGCCTACGCGCCCACGTTCGCGAAGCTCGCCGAAGACAGCGGAGGCCAGTGGCGCGTCACCACGGTGGGGATGTACGGATGCCGCTTCACCGACGTCCTCATCGAGAGCCGGGATCCCGCGGTCACGGCGGGCTGCGCACAGCGCAAGACGGACGTCGCCGCGCTGATCGCCGCCGCCCCCGCGGATCTCCTCGTCGTCTCGAACGCCTTCACCCTGGCGCGCACGGTCGACGGGCGCGATCTCAACGCCGAGGAGGTGGCATCCGCTGTCTCTTCCGAGGTCGGCGGGTGGGCACCCGCCGGACGCACGGTGTACCTGTCTCCGCCCCCGCACGGCGCGGACCTCGGTCGCTGCGTCTCGAGTGTGACGGGCCCGGGGGCGTGTCTCGCCGCCGTCGACGACGTCTGGACCGACATGGAGAGCGCGATCGAGGCGCGGGCCACGACGACGGGAGACACGGCGATCAGCGCCCTGCCGTTCACGTGCGTCGACCGGGTCTGCCCCGCGTTCGCCGGCGACATCCCGGTCCGCTACGACGAGATCCACATCACGCCCGCGTACGCGGAGCGTCTGACGCCGATCCTCCGCGCGGACCTGACCGCCCGCGGCCTGCTGTGA